In Dictyoglomus sp. NZ13-RE01, the sequence AAAAATTAGGAAAAATAGAATCAAGACTACCTTTTTCATAAAGACACCTCCTTGCGTTCATTTTTGAACAAATTCTATCATATATTGAATTAAAATGCAATATAAGAGAAAATTTTATTTTAAAAAAAGAGGGAAGAGCTCTGTACTAAAAACTCCTCCCTCTTTTTTTACTTAATTCCCGTGAAGGTGATGCCTTCAATAAAGTTTTTCTGAGCGAATAAGAAAAGAAGAATAGGGGGTATAGAAGCAATTACTCCTCCTGCCATAATTACTCCCCAATTTGAGAAATACTGTCCCTGAAGAAGTGC encodes:
- a CDS encoding sugar ABC transporter permease codes for the protein ALLQGQYFSNWGVIMAGGVIASIPPILLFLFAQKNFIEGITFTGIK